In Gemmatimonadota bacterium, a single genomic region encodes these proteins:
- a CDS encoding valine--tRNA ligase, translated as MAEGLPPQYDPGTVERKWYAFWEENQFFHADPVSDKPPYTIVIPPPNITGILHLGHVLNNTIQDILVRFKRMQGFETLWMPGTDHAGIATHVVVERMLAEQGIDREEIGRERFVEEVWKWREQYGGTIVRQLKELGCSCDWKRERFTMDEGLSRAVATVFIELFEKKMIYRGYRIINWCPRCNTALSNEEAVPLDERGSLWHIRYPLADGEGGISIATTRPETMLGDTAVAVHPDDERHAHLIGKRVRLPLTDRTIPIIADAELVDPEFGSGAVKVTPAHDFNDFMLGNKHDLPQIVIMDEDGVMNEAAGPAYRGSDRFDCRRRVVKDLEDLGLLERVDGHVHAVRHCQRCDSTLEPRLSRQWFLKTRPLAQRLLRALEEDGFPRFTPDHWEKTYCHWLEHIEDWCLSRQLWWGHRIPIWYCGSCESVHASVEAPDRCGRCGHEVLIQDEDVLDTWFSSALWPFSTMGWPERTAELEAFYPTSTLVTGHDILFFWVVRMMMMGYEFMDDRPFDDVYLTSLLRDIKGRKLSKSLGNSPDPLEVMDTYGTDALRYAMMLIAPHGQDVLYSNEQVEVGRNFANKMWNAARLVLMHQKRPETGTLCPENLWDRWILSRLARTVEQVTHSLTKYAFHEAALLLYDFFWHDYCDWYLEAIKQRVYDETDFDSGDQARRTALFVLERTLRLFHPFMPFITEEIWQQLRPYQPAEEAGPVSIVVAPWPETDPDRIEVGAERNVRLIQELIGAIRGVRADFRVHPTHEMTVYCQVGDTGLIDVFSRQAATVQSLARSALVFVDGDEARPAGCASGVLRDMEFYIPLSGLIDLEIETERLSRERTRVEQELEKVLKRLSNGQFLERAPAEVVEKEKKKQDSYEDMIGRLNRNLEMICAG; from the coding sequence ATGGCCGAGGGCCTGCCCCCGCAATACGACCCGGGAACCGTGGAACGGAAGTGGTACGCTTTCTGGGAAGAGAACCAGTTCTTTCACGCCGACCCGGTTTCCGACAAGCCGCCCTACACCATCGTCATTCCCCCTCCGAACATTACCGGCATACTTCATCTCGGCCACGTGCTGAACAATACGATCCAGGATATCCTCGTGCGCTTCAAGCGCATGCAGGGCTTCGAAACCCTTTGGATGCCAGGAACGGATCATGCTGGCATTGCCACGCACGTGGTGGTGGAGAGGATGCTCGCCGAGCAAGGCATCGACCGGGAGGAAATAGGCCGGGAAAGATTCGTTGAAGAAGTATGGAAGTGGCGGGAGCAATACGGTGGCACTATTGTCCGCCAATTGAAGGAACTGGGTTGCTCCTGTGACTGGAAGCGCGAGCGTTTCACCATGGATGAAGGGCTGTCCAGGGCGGTTGCCACGGTATTCATCGAGCTATTCGAAAAGAAGATGATTTATCGGGGCTATCGCATCATAAACTGGTGCCCCCGTTGCAATACCGCCCTGTCCAACGAAGAGGCCGTTCCCCTGGACGAGCGGGGTTCGCTGTGGCATATCCGGTATCCCCTGGCAGACGGCGAAGGAGGGATCAGCATCGCCACGACGAGGCCGGAGACCATGCTCGGCGATACGGCCGTGGCCGTCCATCCGGACGACGAACGTCACGCGCACCTGATCGGCAAACGGGTAAGACTGCCTCTGACGGACCGTACGATCCCGATCATTGCCGACGCCGAACTGGTCGACCCGGAATTCGGTTCGGGCGCCGTGAAAGTGACGCCGGCCCACGATTTCAATGACTTCATGCTGGGAAACAAACACGATCTGCCCCAGATCGTGATCATGGACGAGGACGGCGTGATGAACGAAGCCGCCGGCCCCGCCTACCGGGGATCGGACCGGTTCGACTGCAGGCGCAGAGTCGTGAAGGATCTGGAGGATCTCGGCCTGCTCGAACGGGTCGACGGGCACGTCCACGCCGTTCGCCACTGCCAGCGCTGCGATTCGACCCTCGAACCCCGGCTTTCACGCCAGTGGTTTCTGAAGACCCGTCCCCTCGCGCAGCGTCTGCTTCGCGCCCTGGAAGAAGATGGATTCCCGCGCTTCACGCCGGATCACTGGGAGAAGACGTACTGCCACTGGCTCGAGCATATCGAGGACTGGTGTCTGTCGCGGCAGCTTTGGTGGGGGCACCGCATTCCGATCTGGTATTGCGGTTCGTGTGAAAGCGTGCACGCGAGCGTCGAGGCGCCGGATCGCTGCGGCCGCTGCGGTCACGAAGTCCTGATCCAGGACGAAGACGTGCTCGACACGTGGTTTTCTTCGGCCCTGTGGCCCTTTTCGACCATGGGCTGGCCGGAGCGGACCGCGGAACTCGAGGCCTTCTATCCCACCTCCACGTTGGTTACCGGCCACGATATCCTCTTCTTCTGGGTCGTTCGCATGATGATGATGGGCTATGAATTCATGGATGACCGGCCCTTCGACGATGTCTATCTCACGAGCCTGTTACGTGACATCAAGGGACGCAAACTGAGCAAATCGCTGGGCAATTCGCCCGATCCGCTCGAGGTCATGGACACCTATGGCACGGACGCGCTGAGATACGCGATGATGCTGATCGCGCCCCACGGCCAGGATGTGCTCTATTCCAATGAACAGGTTGAAGTAGGGCGGAATTTCGCGAACAAGATGTGGAATGCCGCGCGGCTGGTGCTCATGCATCAGAAGCGGCCGGAAACCGGAACCTTATGTCCTGAAAACCTCTGGGACCGTTGGATTCTGTCACGTCTGGCGCGGACCGTCGAGCAGGTGACGCATTCCCTGACGAAGTATGCCTTCCACGAGGCGGCGCTGCTGCTTTACGATTTTTTCTGGCACGACTACTGCGATTGGTATCTCGAGGCGATCAAGCAGCGCGTCTACGACGAAACCGACTTCGATTCCGGGGATCAGGCGCGGCGCACGGCCCTGTTCGTGCTGGAGCGGACGCTACGCCTGTTTCATCCGTTCATGCCGTTCATCACCGAGGAAATCTGGCAGCAGTTGAGACCTTATCAACCGGCTGAGGAAGCGGGACCGGTCAGCATCGTCGTAGCGCCCTGGCCGGAGACGGACCCGGATCGGATTGAGGTGGGCGCCGAACGGAACGTACGCCTCATCCAGGAACTGATCGGGGCCATCCGGGGCGTGCGCGCGGATTTCAGGGTGCATCCGACCCATGAAATGACGGTGTACTGCCAGGTTGGCGACACGGGCCTGATTGACGTGTTCTCCCGTCAGGCCGCCACAGTCCAGTCCCTCGCCAGAAGCGCCCTGGTGTTCGTCGATGGGGACGAGGCCCGGCCCGCCGGCTGCGCGTCCGGCGTGCTCCGGGACATGGAGTTCTACATTCCTCTCAGCGGCCTGATCGACCTGGAAATCGAAACGGAACGCCTGTCCAGGGAGCGGACCCGGGTCGAGCAGGAGCTGGAAAAGGTCCTCAAGCGCCTCTCAAACGGCCAGTTCCTTGAAAGAGCGCCGGCAGAGGTCGTCGAGAAAGAGAAGAAAAAACAGGACAGCTACGAGGACATGATCGGCAGACTGAATCGCAATCTCGAAATGATTTGTGCTGGATAA
- a CDS encoding PHP domain-containing protein, producing MCYIDLHAHSDCSDGVHSPEELVSEARGAGLRALAITDHDAVDGVERARRVSPQGLEIVPGVELSAREGAFDVHILGYCFDPANQALLSYLETFRSHRLSRAKGIVRKLNDLGVALELESVIACAQDGRTSIGRPHVARALLENNHVESIQDAFVRYLGNHAPAYVPKVFFAVEDAIEIIHGAGGMAVLAHPGSLRRDELIPGFIERGLDGLEVIHPEHTETARRHYGQLASKYGL from the coding sequence ATGTGCTATATTGACTTACACGCCCACAGCGACTGTTCCGACGGCGTCCATTCCCCGGAAGAACTCGTTTCGGAAGCCCGCGGCGCAGGTTTGCGCGCCCTGGCGATTACGGACCACGACGCGGTGGACGGCGTCGAACGGGCCCGGCGTGTTTCGCCTCAGGGCCTGGAGATCGTACCGGGCGTGGAACTCAGTGCGCGGGAAGGCGCTTTCGACGTGCACATCCTGGGTTACTGCTTCGATCCCGCGAACCAGGCGTTGCTTTCGTACCTGGAAACCTTCAGGTCGCACCGGTTGAGCCGGGCGAAGGGTATCGTGCGGAAGCTCAACGACCTGGGAGTGGCGCTCGAACTGGAGTCGGTGATCGCATGCGCACAGGACGGAAGAACCAGCATCGGCAGACCGCATGTCGCCCGCGCTCTGCTGGAGAATAACCACGTCGAATCGATACAGGATGCCTTTGTCCGGTACCTCGGAAATCACGCGCCCGCATACGTGCCCAAGGTCTTTTTTGCCGTAGAGGACGCGATTGAGATCATACACGGGGCCGGCGGCATGGCGGTGCTTGCCCATCCGGGCTCCCTTCGGCGGGACGAACTGATCCCCGGTTTTATCGAACGTGGCCTAGATGGCCTGGAGGTCATCCATCCGGAACACACCGAAACAGCCCGTCGCCATTACGGGCAACTGGCGTCGAAGTACGGATTG